In Porites lutea chromosome 1, jaPorLute2.1, whole genome shotgun sequence, a single genomic region encodes these proteins:
- the LOC140950827 gene encoding protein DGCR6-like, with protein MSYFYGGGGGGGQRQPRLNYQPNLDFNLLATVRDEMLRKEEEYRKEQQRIEAEKKKLTSYLTQLQAMVRDLPGTYKKKFTYDVLSGIATCLLDGTVFEIVKGLEDIQQLSERNLLNKRMKLVNSQKAQRMELSKKQRDAIQSCEQRPHNLPLVEASNAQEKKDLEEKLEKEISHVDQKLVLELDQLVSDQQATLQRAGVPLFSITNNPDDIRLQMYILDFIQRLDHSPS; from the exons ATGTCTTACTTTTACGGCGGTGGCGGTGGCGGAGGACAAAGACAACCGAGACTGAATTATCAACCTAATCTAGATTTTAACTTACTGGCCACGGTACGCGATGAAATGCTTCGCAAGGAGGAGGAATACAGAAAGGAACAACAGAGAATCgaagctgaaaagaaaaagttaaccAGCTATCTGACGCAGTTACAAGCCATGGTTCGGGATCTACCTGG AAcatataaaaagaaatttacTTATGATGTGCTCTCTGGAATTGCCACCTGTCTGCTTGATGGTACAGTCTTTGAGATTGTGAAGGGACTTGAAGACATACAACAACTGTCTGAGAGAAATTTGCTCAACAAAAGAATGAAATTAGTTAACTCCCAAAAAG CTCAGCGAATGGAATTATCCAAGAAACAAAGGGATGCCATTCAAAGCTGTGAACAACGGCCTCATAACCTTCCCCTTGTTGAGGCTTCCAATGCTCAGGAAAAGAAG GATTTGGAAGAGAAgttagaaaaagaaatttctcatgtggaTCAGAAATTGGTTTTGGAACTGGACCAGTTAGTTAGTGATCAACAGGCAACGCTCCAA AGAGCTGGTGTGCCATTGTTTTCAATTACAAATAATCCAGATGATATCCGACTTCAAATGTACATTCTGGATTTCATACAGCGACTGGACCATTCACCCAGTTAA
- the LOC140950515 gene encoding PAX3- and PAX7-binding protein 1-like encodes MATMFKKHGRRNFRKKVVDEDEENGNKEDTENVPTITESSGDNSKQKEQGKVKIKTNVVSSANPLLSFDTEISKPKEKPKSKIKGTSSANSLLSFDDDIADDGEVFKVKKSKESRRLAKRIEQERKKKDKIDEKRSVGDGSFDQGQDDADEKLAALRAELSKMAREDEEVSDNDDVDSVESGSIKKEPVTNSNIKTGISDISIPDAATIHAARKRREMARQTEQEFIPLDDTKRYEGHSASTGRLVREDENDVSDDEGEEGAITFSVARKRGFPALDRRREVEAALANQELEDKSDNEEVEDEELKRWEDEQIRKGVKGVPVPLVEQELPHTTAVTNSLYQQPYTDDQSSMFQYAQGQPYSYGTGYANTHTNGNQTYGPALTATSLHSRHAVTVDMICDKMKQQLNSLQEVHRGHQMEQEKVTQQLETAQGSIKKLERQGRNAEQRFSFFQEMRGYVRDLIECLNNKVPEIDELERSMHALLKNRASSLVQRRQLDVNDQAEDFLNAQAGRQSQSSSKPSDQNKMRRAAEREGRRARRRKHREKEKKTSQPDTHHEGQSTDDEETETDAVKFRAETKRITSEEKAIFEDVIEDFSSIDSIKSRFEEWKNKHEDCYTNAYISLCLPKLFAPFIRLQLLDWNPFEAKSMEIEEFRWYKSLVLFGCGDDPYDIDVEDPDVKLIPAVLEKTLIPKLVGLFEHVWDPLSQKQTTLAIKLIRGMAEVYPNFQAQNKTTQSLFAAITTRMRRCVSDDVYVPLYPKSLLDNKASGALPFFQRQFWSCVKLLGNILKWEGLISSARLQEMAVDGLLNRYLLLALQHSHLYYDSLEKAKAITASFPKQWFNDQQQTTLSSLEAFARYLATLATSMQRSSAGCPEAERKKARSGIKKVVQLLLQLRSMDKARLVAVEHNMDELVKDL; translated from the exons ATGGCCACCATGTTCAAGAAACATGGCAGacgaaattttcggaaaaaagtTGTTGATGAAGACGAAGAAAACGGGAATAAAGAAGACACAGAGAACGTTCCAACCATAACGGAAAGTTCGGGCGATAATTCTAAACAAAAAGAGCAAGGAAAGGTCAAGATCAAGACCAATGTAGTCTCTTCTGCAAACCCGCTTCTCAGCTTTGACACTGAAATTTCCAAACCAAAAGAGAAGCCAAAGTCAAAGATCAAGGGAACTTCTTCTGCTAATTCCCTCTTGAGCTTTGATGATGACATTGCGGACGATGGTGAAGTTTTTAAGGTGAAAAAGTCCAAGGAAAGTCGTCGCTTGGCAAAGAGAATTGAGCAGGAACGCAAGAAGAAAGATAAAATCGACGAGAAGAGATCTGTTGGAGATGGAAGCTTTGATCAGGGGCAAGATGATGCTGATGAGAAACTTGCCGCTTTGCGTGCTGAGCTAAGTAAAATGGCAAGGGAAGATGAGGAAGTCTCAGACAATGACGATGTTGACTCTGTTGAATCAGGGTCTATAAAGAAAGAGCCAGTTACAAACTCTAATATAAAAACAGGCATTTCTGATATCAGTATTCCAGATGCAGCTACAATCCATGCTGCACGCAAGAGGCGTGAAATGGCCAGGCAGACAGAGCAGGAGTTTATTCCCCTGGATGACACAAAGAGATATGAGGGGCACTCTGCTTCCACTGGGCGTTTAGTCAGGGAAGATGAAAATGATGTCAGTGATGATGAAGGTGAAGAAGGTGCTATAACATTCTCTGTAGCACGAAAACGAGGCTTTCCTGCTTTGGATCGTCGGCGAGAAGTTGAGGCCGCTCTTGCAAATCAAGAACTGGAGGACAAATCAGACAACGAGGAGGTGGAGGATGAGGAATTGAAGCGTTGGGAAGATGAACAGATCCGTAAAGGAGTAAAAGGAGTTCCTGTTCCTTTGGTGGAACAAGAATTACCACATACTACTGCTGTGACAAACTCACTTTATCAACAGCCATATACTGACGACCAATCTTCAATGTTTCAATATGCCCAGGGACAACCTTATTCATATGGAACAGGATATGCCAACACGCACACAAATGGAAACCAAACATATGGACCTGCTCTAACTGCCACTTCACTACATTCACGTCATGCTGTTACCGTTGACATGATTTGTGACAAGATGAAACAACAGTTAAATTCTCTGCAGGAGGTACATCGTGGACATCAGATGGAACAAGAAAAAGTCACACAGCAGCTGGAAACTGCACAAGGAAGCATTAAAAAACTTGAACGCCAAGGGCGAAATGCTGAGCAGagattcagtttcttccaagaGATGAGGGGGTATGTCAGGGACTTGATAGAATGCCTTAATAACAAG GTTCCAGAAATTGACGAGCTTGAGAGGTCAATGCATGCATTGTTAAAGAATCGAGCCAGTAGTCTGGTGCAGAGAAGACAACTGGACGTCAATGATCAGGCAGAAGATTTCTTAAATGCTCAAGCTG GAAGACAAAGTCAAAGTTCATCTAAACCCTCTGATCAGAACAAGATGAGACGTGCTGCTGAGAGAGAAGGAAGAAGAGCACGTAGGAGGAAACatagagaaaaagagaaaaaaacatccCAACCTGATACTCATCATGAAGGACAGTCTACTGATGATGAAGAAACTGAAACAGATGCTGTCAAATTCAGGGCAGAAACAA AGAGAATAACGTCAGAAGAGAAGGCCATTTTTGAAGATGTCATTGAGGACTTCAGCTCAATCGACTCTATAAAGTCAAGATTTGAAGAATGGAAGAACAAACATGAAGACTGTTATACGAATGCATATATTTCACTTTGTCTTCCTAAACTGTTTGCTCCATTTATTAGACTTCAACTTTTGGACTGGAATCCATTCGAG gcCAAGAGCATGGAAATTGAAGAATTCCGCTGGTATAAAAGTCTTGTATTGTTTGGCTGTGGAGATGATCCATACGATATTGATGTTGAAGATCCTGATGTCAAACTGATTCCAGCTGTGTTAGAGAAGACTCTTATTCCAAAACTAGTTG GTCTTTTTGAACACGTGTGGGATCCATTATCCCAGAAACAGACGACACTAGCCATTAAATTAATAAGAGGAATGGCTGAGGTGTATCCTAACTTCCAGGCTCAAAACAAGACaacacag TCGCTGTTTGCCGCAATAACTACTCGTATGCGGCGATGTGTTAGCGATGATGTATATGTTCCTCTGTATCCAAAaag TTTACTGGATAATAAGGCTTCTGGTGCTCTGCCCTTCTTTCAGAGACAATTCTGGAGTTGTGTGAAG TTGTTAGGTAACATTCTTAAGTGGGAGGGACTTATTTCATCCGCTAGACTTCAAGAAATGGCGGTAGATGGACTGCTGAACAGATACCTGTTGTTAGCTCTGCAACACTCACATCTTTACTACGACAGCCTGGAGAAGGCAAAGGCG ATTACAGCCTCGTTTCCAAAACAATGGTTTAACGATCAACAACAGACAACATTATCTTCGTTAGAGGCATTTGCGCGCTATCTCGCTACGTTAGCAACCAGTATGCAGCGCTCAAGTGCTGGATGTCCAGAAGCCGAAAGAAAGAAAGCCAG